A region from the Vicia villosa cultivar HV-30 ecotype Madison, WI linkage group LG3, Vvil1.0, whole genome shotgun sequence genome encodes:
- the LOC131661606 gene encoding L-ascorbate oxidase homolog, with protein MGRGAVVALMLCLFGVTVYGEDPYLYFTWNVTYGTISPLGVPQQGILINGQFPGPEINSTSNNNVVVNVFNNLDEPLLFTWHGVQQRKNSWQDGTPGTSCPILPGTNYTYKFQVKDQIGSYFYYPTTGLQRAVGGFGGLRIFSRLLIPVPYLDPEDEYWVLIGDWFGKSHKSLKMTLDSGRSIGRPAGVIMNGKNAKGDGSDEPLFTMKPGKTYKYRICNTGLKDALNFRFQGHSMKLVETEGSHVVQNSYDSLDVHVGQCYTVLVTADKEPKDYYMVASTRFTKYSLSAKGIVRYTNGKGPASPVLPPAPVGWAWSLNQFRSFRWNLTASAARPNPQGSYHYGQINITRTIKLVNSVGTVDGKLRYAINGVSHVDTETPLKLAEYYGVADKVFKYDTISDVPPTNLNAITVTPNVVNATFRTFIEVIFENPGKTVQSYNLDGYSFFAVAIEPGTWTPEKRKNYNLLDAISRHTIQVFPKSWAAIMLTFDNAGMWNLRSELAENRYLGQQLYVSVLSPEFSNRDEYNLPETQQVCGIVKDMPRPAPKYH; from the coding sequence atgggtCGCGGAGCAGTGGTGGCTTTGATGCTATGCCTCTTCGGCGTCACCGTCTACGGTGAAGACCCTTATCTATACTTCACATGGAATGTTACCTACGGTACCATTTCACCTCTCGGGGTTCCCCAGCAGGGTATCCTCATCAACGGTCAGTTTCCAGGACCTGAAATCAACAGCACCAGCAACAACAACGTGGTCGTTAATGTCTTCAACAACCTTGACGAGCCACTTCTTTTCACATGGCACGGTGTTCAACAGAGGAAGAATTCATGGCAAGATGGTACCCCTGGTACTTCTTGCCCTATCCTTCCCGGAACTAACTATACATATAAGTTTCAAGTGAAGGATCAAATCGGAAGTTACTTTTACTACCCTACCACCGGCCTTCAAAGAGCCGTAGGTGGTTTCGGTGGTCTTAGAATCTTCAGTCGTTTGTTGATCCCTGTTCCTTATCTTGACCCTGAAGATGAATACTGGGTTCTCATTGGTGACTGGTTCGGAAAATCTCATAAATCTTTGAAGATGACGTTGGACAGTGGTCGTTCTATTGGAAGACCTGCCGGAGTTATCATGAACGGGAAGAACGCTAAGGGTGATGGAAGTGATGAGCCTCTTTTCACAATGAAGCCCGGAAAAACCTATAAATACAGAATCTGTAACACTGGTCTTAAGGACGCTCTTAACTTCAGATTCCAAGGACATTCAATGAAGTTGGTTGAAACTGAAGGCTCTCATGTCGTTCAAAACAGCTATGACTCTCTCGACGTTCACGTTGGACAGTGTTACACCGTCCTCGTGACCGCCGATAAAGAGCCAAAGGACTATTACATGGTTGCCTCCACTCGATTCACCAAGTATTCTTTATCCGCTAAGGGTATTGTTCGTTACACCAACGGTAAAGGTCCCGCTTCACCTGTCCTTCCACCTGCACCTGTTGGTTGGGCTTGGTCTCTTAACCAGTTCCGTTCCTTCCGTTGGAACTTAACTGCTTCTGCTGCTAGACCTAACCCTCAGGGTTCTTACCATTACGGTCAGATCAACATCACCCGCACCATCAAGCTCGTTAACTCCGTTGGCACAGTCGATGGCAAACTCAGGTACGCTATCAACGGTGTTTCCCATGTTGACACCGAAACACCTTTGAAGCTCGCTGAATACTACGGTGTTGCTGATAAGGTGTTCAAGTACGACACTATCTCCGACGTACCACCAACCAATCTCAACGCCATCACTGTTACACCTAATGTCGTCAACGCCACTTTCCGTACCTTCATCGAAGTCATCTTCGAGAACCCTGGAAAGACCGTCCAATCATACAACTTGGACGGTTACTCTTTCTTTGCTGTGGCCATTGAGCCAGGAACATGGACAccagagaagagaaagaactacaatcttcTTGATGCAATCAGCAGACACACAATTCAGGTGTTCCCTAAATCATGGGCTGCAATCATGTTGACATTCGACAATGCTGGTATGTGGAATTTGAGGTCCGAGCTAGCTGAGAACCGTTACTTGGGACAACAACTCTACGTCAGTGTTCTGTCACCAGAATTCTCCAACAGGGATGAGTATAACCTTCCTGAGACCCAACAAGTTTGCGGTATCGTTAAGGATATGCCCAGGCCTGCACCAAAGTACCACTAG